GGGTTCCTTTGTTATTTAAAACCACCAAGTCAGTGGGCATCCAAACACTGTTTCCCTGTTTTAAAGATTTAGGCAGCTTTGAGAAAACAATTGTAGCAGGTCTTCATTTCCAGCACTCACTATTTGTCAGCTGTGCAGGTCCAGACTGACTTTGTATGAAGCACTGAGAAATGGTGAATATTTGTAGAGTGTTTACACTATCTTAAACTACTGTGATAGCCTCATTCATGAAGTCAGAAGTTCCACTTTCCTCATGCTTTGGAAGGTCTACTCCATTCTGATATaacagggtttttttgccaCATGCCTTAGTTCACATAGCTTTTATAAAAACCATCAAGACTTAACTGACAAGTTCAAAGAAACAGATATTTTCAACAAGCATTTCAAAGTCTAGAAGTGAAGTCCATTATAGTTCACTTATAATCCAGACTTGCATCCCTTGAAGAGTGTAAAAAAACAGGCTACAATGTAAAAGGTTGAAGTACAACAGGAGAGCTATTCCAATCAGTCTCTGAACAGAATCTGGGACCCTGGGACcatcttcttcctctccctctgcccaccCCAAGTATTCATGTGTAAATTTTACCTCTTTCCATGTTTACATACATTTTGGATCAACACCTAAAGTGTTGTTGCTCTGTCTTGGCTCAGTGGATCTTCAATGCAGATATTCAAGTATCAAGAAAACGCAGCTGAACAAGGATATGTGTCCACATAGTACAGTTTACAGAGAAGCACAATATTGACTAGTCTGCAGTACATTctaccccaaatccctgaagtAATCTTTTTAACTTTGGGATCTGTAGCCTGCTTCCAGAGCTGGCGAAGATCATCTACGTGTCCATGAGATGTCATCATCTTGTTATAAATGCAGGGATGATATGGAgcctttccttccccagaaaaaaatacatgatATTGTGGTACAATTCCCATTTTATTGGCACAGAGACCCATGAAAACATCATCTATATAAAGACTTGTATTCAGAGTCAATGAAGCCTCATAAACTTTAGATGCTACATCATTTGATATTACAtatgcagctcctgctgtgtaGTCAGGGTAAGAGGGCCACTGGTACATTTCATATGGGACATAGTATTTGCTGCTCTTGTCTCTTATGGGAGGGGATCCACGATGGACACGACCAATCCAGAGATCTTGAGCACCCATTTGTGTGAGGCTTTGGAGATAAGCAATGAGATTTGGCATATGGATAAATATGTCATCATCTGCAGACATAATGAACCTGGCATGAGGACAGTAGGCATTCACCCAGCTAAACTGCAAAAGCAATTTAAGAGTAAGATTGTGAAAAGTATCCAAGAAGTCTTGCTGAATCAAATCCTGGTATTTCTGGTCTTCCAGCTCAAGTTCtctttgctgctgtgttttctgcagATGGTGTGTTGGTCGTCCTAAAGCAAAAAGGGTTTTAATGTTAGCATTAAGCTGAGAACGAACATACTTCTCATTACCCCAAGTTTGTCTAATTGCATCCCTTCGATGACGGTTTTCAGGAGAAGATTTCACAAACAGTAGGAGAAGGACATCCCGCTGCTGACATTTCTCTCTGTGGTTGATCAAGTACTGGTAGCTTGATACTCTGTTCAGGTTATCCCTGCTGATAGACAAGCTGTCATTCACAAAATGGTAGCTATTTATGAGGTATCTGTAGGAATAGGACTTCATATGGCTCACAATGTCATTATCAAACGGTACCCAAAAAATCATGAGACACAGTATGAAGCAAGTGGCACATAGCTgcaaaaaatggcattttctgaCTCTTCTGGGACTAACAAACATTCTGATGCAGTTTTTATAATCCTTATTCTTGTTCAGGATCAGTGTTTTTACAGTGCCTGTGTTTTAGTTTAAGAGCACAGTGTCACCCTTCAAGACCAGTGTCCCTTGTAAGGCATGATGTCTTTCATTCAGTATCCTTGTGAAGACAGCTTTGTTCACAGACTTCACAAGTCATCTTTCTCAAAAAACGTTTTTCTTTGATTGAAAGAACACAGGCAGTTTTGAAAGAAGAGACTTGCAGATGAGTATTTTCCCTTTGGGGCATCTTGAAGCAAACACTACAGCTCTAGTCAGAACTTCTAGTGTTTCTTTCCTTCATGAAGATGAACACCTGCCAATTctgaaggggaagaggagaaaagttTAAGTGAGCTGTTATTAACACATTTGGTTTTAGGTTTGGTCATGGAAATCAGCTCAGTCACTGCCCATCACCACCCACATACACACATCTGTCCCACTcctcaaaataacaaaaaaaagagcCGACTTGGCAGCAAGTCAGAGGCGGTCAGTGGCCCGGGGCAAGCTTGTGGAGGCCAGTGAGAGAGATTGACATAAAAACTTCTTTCTTAGAAACCCCCACTGCCGTTAGCCGGCAGATGACAATCTCTTAAAATTCCTCTAAGCCCGGAGAGCGCCGCACGCTACGGACGGCCGGGCTTACAAATTGCCTTTTGGGCCGGCAGCCTGCTGAGCCCGGAGCCAGGCGGAGCCCCCGACTACTCCCGGCCAGCGAGTGCCGGGCCAGCGCTCGGGGTCCCGCCCGGCCGCGCTCCGTGTCCCCGCCCTGCCGCCCCCCTGCCTGCATCGCTCCTTCTCCCCGATGGCCTCGTCCCGCACCTTGGTAGCGCGAAGCCCcagccggccccgccgctccgcccggccccgccgctccgcccggccccgccggcctGAGGGCAGCGGCCGTTGGGCCCAACTGCCGCCGGGCGTGAGGCGCCGCGAGCCCGCGCCGGCCGTTagagcccggccccgccgggcacCGAGGGGACcgacacacggacacacgggCACACGGGctctgcccggccccgccgggcacCGAGGGGACcgacacacggacacacgggctctgcccggccccgccgggcacCCGAGCTACCGGGACACACGGactgacacacagacacactggcTCTCCCATTTGGCGCCCTGCCGCAGGTACACCTCTCGACACAGCTCACACAGCGCTACTGTCTCTGCTACCGGCCGGGGTTTAAGTGAAGAATCCAAAGCACAAAAAGCCACCCAAGTTCAGCCTTCTTGCCCTGCATGTTAAAATTTGGTTCTTGTAGCCGGAGTTGTCTCTGCTGTATAATAAACAAGAGCAGCCTGAAGAAGAAACTACTTTTCATCCCATAAAAAGCCAAAAATGGCCGTCAAGCTAGAAGTGTAGGACTAGCACCATAAGGAATGACATCCCACGAACTAAGCACTTGTTGCGTGGAAACAACCCCAGAAGCAAGAGAACACAAGCTATCGCTTTCAAGTCAGAAGTTATCTgcaacataaatattttgagaCTGTTTTAGCCATCTGAAGTCTTGCAACTAGAATAGCAGGATGAGAACACAACAGAGTATACAGTGATAAGAATACCTGGGGCAATTTTGTGGTGCTCCAGGAAGGGGACCAGCTGCTCAAAATGGAAACCATGCATTGGTGTACCCGAGGATTGCAGATTGCAAGGCATAACAGAAAAGCTGTATGGGCAGTTTGGTGAATAAAAGTCAGTCAGCGCTTTTTATAGTATCAGTTTAAaccctttttattttggaaacatGAAGTTAAACAATGCACCTCAGAGTTATAAACTCAGCAACTTTACAATAGAACACTATTGCAAAGCTTACTCTTGTTTCAGATGAAGCACAGGGATGCAGACAAGCTGGAGTGTTATAGAAATCCCAGCTTTTGGTGGGTCCTTTTGAAGGAGTGGGTCTAAAGCTACCAGGCAGTCAGGCTGTTCACTGCCATCATGATAAACTTAAAGCAGAGGACTGAAAGCAAAGGGAGTACAAGGCAATCTATTTAACCACCTGAAGCAAAGTATTACCTTGGTAAACACAGGGATACTCATCACCAAATACAACTTTTTTAGATTACACTTGGATAAGAAGTTCAGTCTGCAATTGCCAAAGCCATCTGGTAAAAGGAGACAACAGTCAACACCACAGATAAAAAGGACATGGCCACTGGAAGCTAGCAGTGAAACTAACCTACATGACGTCATTCCCCACTAGGGAAAAAAGCagtctccagaaaaaaaacaaaaccac
This portion of the Haemorhous mexicanus isolate bHaeMex1 chromosome 10, bHaeMex1.pri, whole genome shotgun sequence genome encodes:
- the B3GNT5 gene encoding lactosylceramide 1,3-N-acetyl-beta-D-glucosaminyltransferase yields the protein MFVSPRRVRKCHFLQLCATCFILCLMIFWVPFDNDIVSHMKSYSYRYLINSYHFVNDSLSISRDNLNRVSSYQYLINHREKCQQRDVLLLLFVKSSPENRHRRDAIRQTWGNEKYVRSQLNANIKTLFALGRPTHHLQKTQQQRELELEDQKYQDLIQQDFLDTFHNLTLKLLLQFSWVNAYCPHARFIMSADDDIFIHMPNLIAYLQSLTQMGAQDLWIGRVHRGSPPIRDKSSKYYVPYEMYQWPSYPDYTAGAAYVISNDVASKVYEASLTLNTSLYIDDVFMGLCANKMGIVPQYHVFFSGEGKAPYHPCIYNKMMTSHGHVDDLRQLWKQATDPKVKKITSGIWGRMYCRLVNIVLLCKLYYVDTYPCSAAFS